CGTAGTTTGCAAAGGATTTGTCTTATGAAGAGTAGTTTGCTGTGTGTTTTGGTGATAGGTTGTGGCAATTGCTGTTGCTGAGCCATATTTTTGGGAATGGGCATCTTTCTTAAAAGAGAAAATGACATATTTGGGTAGGTACTCGAGGGGTTGTAATGGACTGGGTAGATGTTGAAAGGTTTGTGCTTGTGTTCGTCGGTTTGCGGTTTTCACCGGTTTGAGTTTGATATTTGTTGCGATGAtaatatgttaaaaattttaaattattttaggtGATTTGATGCAAGTTGAAAGGTAAAATGAAATGAGAAGTAAAGAGAgaactaaaataatatttttatgtaaagTTGAAaggtaaataaattattatatctatattttatgaaccaatattaatattttcatcATGTTATATGGATATTAGAAGTATATAATCTAACTATctatcaaagaaaaaaaaatcaacgcTTTACAATATATAGATTATTTATTTTAGAACTCAAAGAAACATTATTattcaattattatttaatttatttttttaatataataatgatTGAATCCTAATctattaattttaattcatttataaaacaactaatttatttatataattttgtcGGAGATTAAGACAATAAAATTTAAAGAGTTGATttcaccaaaaataaataaatttgaagAGTTGAAAGTATGGAATGCAATGTGTTCATATTTTAAGCATTAGAGAACAACAAGTCTTTCTGAATactttttctttatatatttacttatcttttaatgtattaattatataaaattaaacttttcattaaaaataaaataattaaacatgcatATTCACGCAACGCACTTACCGTAAGAATACTAGTTACGGAAAAGACACATCATAATGAATTTTATAGTCCAACAAAACACTATAACATAATAATTAATTGACATAATTGAACGCGATGAGAACTGAGTGAGGAAATCATGTGATCAAATTTGCCCTAAATGGTATTACCCATATATCTATACTATATATAAAGATTCGATTAAGTTGGTATTACCCATAATCGAGTCTCAACTCAATtattaaattaccaaaatactcttATTTTAacaaagcaataaatattaatttaaagatatttttcattttatataaaatctagaaaaaaTTCATGCTTATTATGAGATTTGAACCCAAAACACCAAATATACACTTTCTCAACTTTATCATCTCAACTAAAGTAACTCTTGGTTTTTTATAtgaacttttaaaaaatttattttcatccacatggTGGGTATGTCATAATCTTATTGCTAATGTCGCCGATTGAGTTAGTATCACAAGTAAACTCgatataaactaaaaaaaaatgacAATTTTATGATGAACAATTGGAGTgtatttaatattcttaatataatGTATTTACCTATTTAAATTTCCTTTTACTCATGATTTAAActatttttctaattttggtACATATTGCATATGTGTTATTATTAGTTTCAAGTCTTATATTTAATATCGTTAATTATAAATGCAACCATATGTTCTAAATACGTGATTTTCACATGCATACATGCGTGGTAGAATTTCTAGTGGTAAAAGTACTATAGAGACCCTTGTATTAgaagttagattgcattttgccccatTCACTAAAAAAGGGGGCAAATTAGTCCCTTGCATAAGATAAAAgagcaaaatgatcatttttgttaaaaatttcatctatttctccAGTTAAAAACTAGTATGACAAACGGAATAACTAGACGATTATACATGGTGTGCTACCTATACCTCATGCTAATGTAAATAGAccagtttttaatagtaaaaattcatgaaatttttaacTAAAAGACCTATTTGCTTTTTGATATTACGTATATAGATTAATTTGTTCGtttttaaataaagaaaataaaatataatttgactctccatagtacttttaccttttaatttatcattattcttttattaaacGTATTTATTATTGAAGTGGAAACTGAAGTACAAAATTGATTGATTTTAGTATTTTGGATTTATTTTATTAGTtactttattattcttttatgcTTAAATGGTAAATGAAttatttcatcttctaattcctATCTGTCTGTTGAATATAAATTAAGAAAAagtggactaaaatgtgaaaatttgatAACGTTAATGATTTTTTCATAACAAATTAAATTTGATgactaaagtataatttaaatgtGTAATTTACCGTTTAAAAAATTACATCTCAATGTTATAAAAATGAGACAGGTACCTCATTTTTAGCTCTACAAATGTAGTTAGAGGTGAGCTTTTGATTGAATCGAGTAAAAATATTTTGAGTTAATTGAGTTGAcaagtcctattttatcatcctaactcgatttgaaatttttttgaatcGAGTTGAGTGAAATGAAATTTAAATCGAGCCGAATCAAGTGAAAttttttgagttaaattaaaaaattaaacatgtcaaattaaaattttgttacaaTATAATTAATTTCATGTTCATGCACGTAATTTTGAAATCATATATATCTGAAAacattttcaaaacaaaataaaaaattaatatgataaaattgaattattaatactTATTTAGGTCcttaaaattattattctagaaatttttaatttttaactttctttatatatattttaaattcttttattttttataaatttaaaaatattttgaattttgaaaaataatttgaattattttgtaatttttgaaagagaaatcaatttgctcatttttcaaACTTGACAGGGACCAATAGAATATTTACACCAATttattattcgaattattcaaaatttgagttattcgaaatgcaaaattcaacttaattcaAACTCAAATTATTTATTCATATTAACTCGAACAATTCAAATAACTTAatttgattaactcaaaatttaattttttttatctttttatttgaaTCTAGTTTTACTCACCACTATATATAATGGGTATGATTAGACCACAAATGTTTAAATAGTAAACTTGGGCAGAACATTTGcactaaaaaaacaaaaaaagggcCTCTGTTTATGAAACGAGAGCAGACGAGCCCAACATCTGAGCCATTGACTTTCGCTATAGTTAATTTTACACTCTATTTGTTTTTGGGTAAACTCCAACATTAGTCACTACACTATAAATAAGTTATTGTTTTAATCATTTAATTGAAAAAAGTTATAATTTGGTCACTAATCTCTTCAAAAGTTTCCATTTAAATCACTGGGCTAATAAAATTGATGCTATATAGCTTTCTTTGTTCGCACTGTTTGTACCAATCAAAAGTtcttttttcctttctcttttacaatttatttttttcacgAAATAACTTTAAATATTACGAATCTACGAACTAAAATTCAAACAAACTTTTTTCTCCGATCTTCGACACTGACCATTAGATCAACTTAGATCTACGGCATGTTTTTTCTACTCGTCGATGGGTATTGATGTCGAATTGTCACTTAAAGCTCACTAGcagaattttcctttttttttaaaaaaattaacagtctaataacttaaataaaaaaaattagaatagtTCGGTGATTTATATGAAATATTCCAAATAgtttaatgataaaattataacttattttaaGTAAGTGACCAAAAGAAAAGCTTACCCATAATATAGTGACTAATTGTGTAGTTTACCCTTATTGTTTTTTTAACTCTGACTCGCAGCagtcaaattttttttattttattaattttaacctTCGCTTATTATCTCTTTCCCTATGTTAAAGAAGTGCATTTCTCCCTCCAAAACTTTGCAAACACGCCGTCCTCttcatttattatcatttttcaTTGTTTTCGTTTGGTTTAGGGTTTCATTTTTCTGTTTAGTACGAGATGGGGAGGTATCGGAGCCGGAGCAAAAGCTACAGTCCTCGTCGTCGTAGCCGGAGTCCCACTCGTGGAAGGAAGAGGTACGACGATGAACCTCGCAATCGCCAGCGATCTCACCGTGACCACCGTCGCCGCTCCCCTCTCCCTTCTGGTTTGCTCATTCGCAATCTCCCTCTCGACGCTAGGTATTCACATCTCTCCCGCTTCCGCGTATTCTTATCCGCTCTGATTTTAACtctagttatttatttatttatttttttatgggTTCTGTATTCGATTACTTGTCCTATGAATGTGTTAGAAGagaggaaatttgaaaatttggtTCAAATTTTAGGGCTTTGTAACTGTTTACGGTTCTCGCCCCTCCATTTGTTCTTATCGATACTGATTTTAACTGTAATTTTGTTTAGGGTTTTctctattcaattacttttcttatTGAGTATGTGTTAGAAGAGAGGAAATTTGTAATTTTGGTTTAATTGTTGAGTCTTATTAACTGACATTTGTGCAATAGTAAGTTTCCTTATCGAGAAATGGATTTATAAAAGTTTAATTTCATTGTGCTGTGCAGGCCTGAAGATCTTAGGGTTCCCTTTGAACGGTATGGTCCGGTGAAGGACGTTTATCTGCCAAAAAACTATTATACAGGGTATGTTATTGCTTGCTTCTGTATTCATATGTGTGTTTGTTTTTCTTTGATGTTTCATCATTTAGTTTTGCTTCTTCtagttttatgttgaaatttgtAGTGCTTTGAATACAAGGCAAGAGCATAATAATGTTCTTTACTGAAATTGCTTTTGTATCCATTTGATGACCTGCAGATATTTTGTTTTTAGTAACAGTAAAGGTCTCCTACTCTTTAATTATGCTTGTAATGATTTAATGATTTGAATTTATAGGGAACCACGGGGCTTTGGTTTTGTGAAGTTTCGGTATGGTGAAGATGCTGCTGAAGCAAAACAACGAATGAACCATCAAGTTATTGGTGGACGTGAGATAAGAATTGTTTTTGCTGAGGAGAATAGAAAGACTCCCCAAGAAATGCGTCTGACTGCCCGTGTAAGGTGCTGCACCACATTTCTCTCTTATGTACACCAATGGTTATATTCTTTGTTCTTAAGTCTTAGAATAAAAAGCTGATGTGGTAATCGTTGTTTACTCTTTCATTTCTGTTTAAAGTGGTCGAGATAGGGGAAGCAGGAGAACACCGCCTAGGTCCCCAAGACGCCGATATCGCTGTCAGTTAAACACTTATGCTTCTTGCATTTATCTTAACCTTTTCAATTACTAGGTAATGGCTTTTGGAGGATAATTCTCTTTCTTAACGTGAGCTCAATTATTGTTTGTGGTCACAGCTTACTCTCGCTCACCTTCACCTGCTGGGCATGATTCAAGGTTTGAAATTTACTTATCAGAAATTTTTTGTGGTTTTCTTCTAATGTGTTATTAGTGGCTGTTCTTTTTGTTGCCTAACTCTACTCTTTTACATATCTAATGTTGTAGAGCTTTTTAACTGTGAATTTCATTTACCCTTTCTTTTGATTCAGACCATCGCTGTCAATTAGACACAATGCAAAACCACCAGTGAATCAAAATAATATTTGCTGTGATGGCCTTGTTTATGCAGATAGTAAAGTGAAAAGAGATTCCTAAAGACTTCTGGATTAATAAAGATTAAAGAGATCATAAAGTGATGGACAACTTGATTTTCTATCAAAGCTTCTCCATAAGTATTATCCATAATCCCACCTTCACCAGCCATTGACTACAAATTGCATGAGGTCTTGTTTTTTGACCTTGGGTTTGTCAGGCTTGCTGCCATTGAATGAACTGACCAGCTAAAATGTTTGTGAGATGATTAGTATCCCAGGAGTATCTTATCTTTTCCTTTTACATCTAAGCTTCTCATTAGTGTTTTTGTTTTCCATgagaaaattttgttaagtttgATATCTTCTTTTCATATACTATCCAGTTAAGAAAGAATTTAGAGCTTATATTTGGTCAAAGAAAGAACCATCCTCAAACAAAGGAAGCCAATCAAAGTATTTACTGGTAGAGATTTGTTGGCAGTGTACAAGAAAAAGTTAATTTGAGGTTTAGAAAGTTGGGCCAAAGAGAGCTATGAAGTTGTCAGATGCTGATCAACCAGTACAACATTATAGAGACTTAACTCTCAGTTTTTTGGATCCAAGTATTATATTTTTGTTCAGAAACACTGGAAAGGTACAGGTGAAGGTCAATATTTTAATCCGCTGATTTGTGCGAGGATGTTATTAAAAAATTGTTGTCATTGTCTTTGGAAGAAGGTTTGCCTTTATGAAGAATGGAAATGCTCCTTTTatactttctttttaatttttctatatGACCTGAATATATCTGCTTGCCCTGATAGTCATTATGTGTTAATTTTTTTGGTGTATTAGTTTCTTATGCATTCTTTTTTCACATGAAACTAGAGACAGGGATCAGAGGGGGAAAGATTATCACCACTCCCCTAGGCGGTCTAGATCAATTTCTCAGGATCGTGGTATGAGAGATGATTATCGCTCTCCCAGTCGGTCCAGATCCATGTCAAGGGATCGTGGGGCAAAAGATGATTATCGCTCTCCCAGGCGATCTAGATCTGTTTCTCGGTCTCTTTCTCCACGTTCTCCACATGGTGACAGGGACAGGGAATACAGAACCAAGCAGAGGTCCCCTAGTCCTAGGGAGAATGGTCAGAGTCTACAAGATGAGAGAGATCATGTGAGCAGCAGGTCAAAGAGCCCAAGGCGTGTCAATCGCAGTCCTTCAAGGTCTCGTTCACGATCTTTGAGGTAGGTGCTTTCCAACTTTCTGTTTCTTAAAGGCCTTAGGGTATACATACTTGATTTGATACTTTGAACCGATTCTTGTGCAACAATTAAAGTTAGAATATGTATGCATTTGTGTCTGCAGTCCTCGCTAGCAGCTTTCCAAATGATGCTGCCTTCTCATGGCTCTATGCACGTGGTTACTGCTGGAAACTGTAAGTGTGTTTGTCCGGTGCTTTATATTTACGTACAAGTAGGTACCATGTGGTAGTGGTGGGTAGATTATGGACATGTATGGAGTCTAGCGGGTTTTTGAAGTGTCTGTTGATATGTTTCTGCAACttgttttgaatgattttagAGATACAATTTGATGTTGCAGTCTACTTCAATCCTGAAAGGATTTATCTAAATACACTTTAGTATAGTCTTGTTTAATGGGAGTTGCTAACTGATCTGAAATCTTGTTATATGCAAATTTACTTGAGATAATATTGTGTATGATGGGTTTGGCGATTGTGGATTTTGGAGTTAGCAATCGTAATCATATTCATCAGTGGAGTCTGGATTTAGTTTCAATtcatctatttaataattttcaaGGAGTGGATTCAAATCTAACTGACGACACAACCAACTAATTTGTGTTTTTCTTAAAACAAATTTTGCATCCAGTTTGGTCTAGTTCTATGGTTTTCAGGTTTCAGTATCAGAAAAATTagtataaaaaaattgaaaatgtcATTATGGGgtattttgattttgtataattttataaaaaaaaagaataatttaaattaaatcagAGTGTGATATATAAAGTTATTACATAAAACAAACGCCATAATCTAGTGTTTCTTTATAAGCTTGTTTATTATGATTCCCATAATATTTTAGACGCCTGGTTTAGTTGATGAAAAACTTAATATGAATACTAGAAACAGTACTAATTTGATTTGACGTTTGGTAAACAAATTTGTTGATCAACTAAAGCAAAAGTCATTTTGTCCTTAACAAAAGAAGATATTTAATATCATGATTAAatatactatttttatatttatggCATAAAATTAATACgagattgttttttttttacatgaaaatattttataaagtaTAAACCAAAAAGTTTTGGCATGAATtgtgatatttaaaaaaaattctgaattatataatttcaaaagattaaaaaataaaatatattagttGAAAACAACGTCAGAAGAACTAGGTAGAAACATAGCTCTAAACTTCACTTTTTGAGCAAAGGACATTTTGGACGACAAAAATTTATGAGGGGAAAAaacctaaataaaaaaatttcctcTCTAAAAATTTACGGTCATATGATTTCTCAAGTGATACTATGCTTAGGATATTGCCAAtggtacttttttttttttctggttCCGGTCATTCCCAAAAAACTTGGGGTCCTTTTTTCTTTACATTTTCTAAGACTTGAAATAACCAATTTTAAGACCGGTGAGGAACCTCTGGACAAaacaaatgaattattaaattatgTTGATTTGGGtagaaaaattatttaataaatttataaaaataatatgactTTGGTTGAGGTATTGAATGTTATAATGTCTTGGGTTTAAatttcattatatgtatatatttttagagtttatataaaataaaataagataaaaatacttcaaaataatatttgttgttggattttggtaattttgcattTGAGTTAAGACTTTCATTGATGAGTAACTACATCTCAAATAAACATCTATCATGTGGGTGAAaaaatatgtaataaatatatttattaaagatTTATATAAAAATCAATTGATGCTTTGATTACAACAACAAAGTTAAATGTTTATTATGTATAGTGTCATGGGTTTAAATCTtattatcaatttttattgatttattatatataaaaaaatactctcataaaaatataacttaatttATATATGAGAaggtaatttaataattttacaattgAATTAAAGTCTAGTTAACTTATGACATcaacttaataaaatatttaatataagtATACATAAATAGATGGTCATGATAAGCCGTGTATAGGAACATATCATAAAGCTTGGTTTCAAATTCTATAAACTTTACTCCTCCCAAGTTATCATATATAatctatattttatataaaagcaCGAGTTTGGAAAAAAATGAACCAATGAGAATAACTTTTATTTTTCACCATATTACTAAAttgacatttaaaaatatttataatttaatttaaaattattagttaTAACTCTTTAAAAACAAGTTGTGACAATTGTATTAACTCTATAATAGAATTATAGCTTGAATAAAAGTCTAAGGATACTCACTCTCAATaagtcaaaataattaataattaaggttaaaatataattttaaaaattctgattttttatttttataagtattttttattttcatatttattaacataaaaaataaagtTATAACTTGAATAGAAGTCTAAGTATATAAATAGAGATTGATTTTATCTCTTAATTAACATTAGGCttatatttcaattaaaatttaagtttagatCTATAAATAGCATTAATTTGTAGCATCAGAATCTCAAAAAGAAAGATCTGGACAAAAATGGCATCGGATAGATATGCAAGAtcgttttaattaaattttttataagctATTTATTCCGTGCGAAGCAAGTACTCTAGACCTGTTCATGGGCTTAGCTATCTGCCCAGGCTTGAAGGCTCACCTAAAATTTGAAagggtttgagtaaaaatattagGCCTAAAAAATGAGCTTTGGAAAAAAATTAAGCCTAGTTAAAATATGGGTCGGGTTTGAGCTTGAACATTTAAAGCCCAAACTTGGCCCAACCTGACctgttttaagtttataatacattatattatgttatttttatatattatataatttagaacacattaaaaaaataaacctatactaaatatataatattactctaatgtaaacattaataaaaaaatgttaagatgattatataaaaattttcaataaataaaaaatgtataaaattattaaatattaaaataaaacaatataaatatatcttaaaaaataaaaaaatatcggTGGGCTTAAAATGGGCTTGGGTTAGCCTTTTACAAATATGGATGAgtttggaaaaaattttaaacccaaaATTCAAGTCAATTTGACTTGAGCAAGCATAAAGTATATTTATATCATGCTTAGGCGACTCGAACTCAACCCATGAACACATCTAAATTACTCTTTTATACTTTCTTTTTaccttattattgttattattattattatacattaAGTTGTAAACAAATGAGAgatttttaaaaaagtaaaaatatttatcatataaaatttcaaaattatttttaattactattattaaatatgtctattaatttaatgtaaatatCATGAAGATTAAACGGGTGagatattttttaaaaagtaaacgGAATTTACCATATAAGAtatcaataattattttttaatcacTATTATTAACTGTGGTTATTATTTAATGtaaatatatttcatatttaatcaatttagtgtAAATATATATTGTACTTATCATGAatcattattataatttatacattttattttaccacttttaattttaatttaatattataatttactttttaatatatttctaaatttctatactattttcaaatttttatttataaaatattatttattttaaatattacttacattaaatatattgtatatattatatattatttattttaatttataaaaaaattaaacacgtAAAATCACATGCAACATTAGAAACTAATGTTAAATAAATGGTGAGATTATTAGGTATATTACTAACAAATAAGAAACAAATTATAAagtgataaatctcaaaattatacttGAATCTTGATTTAATGTGCAGTTGcttacatgaactttaatttggtgcaattataaATGTGAAACTCTAATTGTAGTTCAAATGtatacttgaaactttaattttgatttaatcatacacatttaaagaaataaatacatcaatttatttcttatatttgatgaatataattatttatgtataatatattaacaaaaaataatgttatattaataatttacaaaagttagattaaattaaaatttaatgtataaaattacacaaaatcaaaattcatatatagttttaatatttatcccatttaataaacaaataaagcGAAACGAGGATACAACAGGGCCAATTTACTTACTATTGTTTTAGTTTTGTTTGCTGTAGCATATATTTCCTTTAGCAGCTGatcagaaagaaaaaaaaggaaaagatatGCATGAATGAAGGGAAGAAGATCATGAACGAGAATCACACTCATCATGAATTATGTTTAAAAAAATGGAGTCATTTTCGGATGAAAATAGAAAAAAGAGAATTTTGGCAAGAACAGTCTTTTTATCCATACATGAGGGGATACAATGCCGAAAGCATATATAATGGGACAGTTCTTGTTCAATGCAAACTGGACCTAACTTATTCATAATTCAAGCATGAAAAGAGAATGTGTTTGATGAGTGCCAGCTGCTGGCTGCTGCTGAAAGCCGAAGTCAGTCCAAAGGGCAAGCTTTCTCAAAGGCTTGTTGCTCTTTGCGACATAAATCGAACTCATTTGTGTAGTAATACATGCATCCCACATAAGCTTCCATGGGGTCTTTGCATCTCTGATACAGATCTTTTAGCCTGCACCACGCGGTCCAACATTCCATAATTCAGATTAAAAAAGAAACGGAAAGGGTAACAGTAATGCACAATGTAGTCACCTATTCGAGTAATGCTTTGAGTTCCCCCCCAAAAATGTGCTTTTTAAAATATCCGGACAAGGGTACAAAGATAGGATTCACCTAAGTTCCTCCAAACACATAGAAAAGCTTAAAAGAATAAAGATGGAACATACCTATATTTGACACACGAACCAAGTTCGATAACATAGAGTAAGAACCGCAAAATATTCAGTGTTCAGAGGCATTTTTTAAGCTACAAAATGCTATAAACCCAAATCAAGTGAATGCGGCAAATGTCTTACTCTTGATTGGAGAAGTGGGAAGCCCCATTTTTACAATCAAACACAAACAGAAAGCCGAAAACCTATTAAAACTCAGTTGGTTTTCAGTAAATAGATCTAAAAAAGAATCAAACTAACATAAAGAGGAAGAAAAAACATCAGATTCAATGGCTCGGTTACACATGAATCTATTTCGCCTAATCATAGGGAGACTTAACATGGATTCATTTGAAGTTTCCATTGCTAATT
The Gossypium arboreum isolate Shixiya-1 chromosome 10, ASM2569848v2, whole genome shotgun sequence genome window above contains:
- the LOC108489708 gene encoding serine/arginine-rich SC35-like splicing factor SCL28; the protein is MGRYRSRSKSYSPRRRSRSPTRGRKRYDDEPRNRQRSHRDHRRRSPLPSGLLIRNLPLDARPEDLRVPFERYGPVKDVYLPKNYYTGEPRGFGFVKFRYGEDAAEAKQRMNHQVIGGREIRIVFAEENRKTPQEMRLTARVSGRDRGSRRTPPRSPRRRYRSYSRSPSPAGHDSRDRDQRGKDYHHSPRRSRSISQDRGMRDDYRSPSRSRSMSRDRGAKDDYRSPRRSRSVSRSLSPRSPHGDRDREYRTKQRSPSPRENGQSLQDERDHVSSRSKSPRRVNRSPSRSRSRSLSPR